The genomic stretch gcgGGCAGCCCCGGGCCCCCCACGCTGTCCTGCGGGGCCACCGGGCCGCCGCCCCTGAGCGCGCCCTGCTGGGGCCGGAGGAGGGCAGCGCCTGGGGGCCGGCCCATCACCTCGCTGTAGGCGGGCGGCGGCCCCTCCATCCGGCCGTGGCTGCTGCAGGTGCTGGTGCTGATGCCCGAGTGGCTGCTGGGCGGACACGGGCCCGCGCTGCAGGCGGCAACGTCCAGCAGGTCGCTGTCGAATATGGTTCGGTTGGGCGGGGCCCTCACCGACTCGCGGTTGAGCTCCCGCTGCTGTTCGGGGTCCCTGAGCTGCAGGGCGCAGGGCCCCTGGTAGGGCGGCGG from Canis aureus isolate CA01 chromosome 1, VMU_Caureus_v.1.0, whole genome shotgun sequence encodes the following:
- the LDLRAD4 gene encoding low-density lipoprotein receptor class A domain-containing protein 4 isoform X4; the encoded protein is MVVVIVCLLNHYKGSTRSFINRPGSRRQEDGLQPCQEGHLWPSDSSGPRPSASEVMYAPRPRDRFAAPTFLPRDRFSRFQPTYPYVQHDIDLPPTISLSDGEEPPPYQGPCALQLRDPEQQRELNRESVRAPPNRTIFDSDLLDVAACSAGPCPPSSHSGISTSTCSSHGRMEGPPPAYSEVMGRPPGAALLRPQQGALRGGGPVAPQDSVGGPGLPAQAKDRKPGNLA